CTGTGCCTCATCAACATTCACTTTCACTACTTTCACTTTGCCTTCGGTTTCGCTGGCTATTTTCTCTATTGTAGGGCTAAGCGCTCTGCAGGGACCGCACCAGGGAGCCCAGAAATCAACTAAAACAGGTTGAGTGGACTTTAAAACTTCGGTCTCAAAAGTGGCAGATTGAACTTCCACGATAGCCATTTTGTTTACTCTACGATAGCCAGGAGATCGCTTTTGGCAAGAATAAGAAGCTTTTCTCCCTCAAGTTCAATTTCGGTTCCGGCATATTTGCCAAAGAGGACTTTATCGCCCACTTTCACTATTTTTTGCAAATCCTCATCGTTGCCAACAGCAATTACTTCAGCAATTTGAGGTTTTTCTTTGGCTGTATCGGGAATAATGATTCCGCCAACGGTCTTTTCATTTTCCAGGGTGCTAAGTTTCACCGCTAAATGGTCTTCTACGGGTCTGATGTTCATTGTAACCTCCATAATGTATTTATTATTCAATAATAATATAAGCGACAGGGCTTACTTAGCAAACACAAAATTGGACTGCTAATTTTCTGTCAAGGAAAATAATGCGAAAACTCAGATTTTGGTTTACAAAGGGGGAAAGAGAGATTTAATGGAGAATGAATTAAGCGAGATGGCGAGATGGCGAGATAGTTATTTTTAGCCACCGAAAACACCGAATACACCGAAAGATTTTTTACAAAGAGAGAAAGAGAGAAAGAGAATAATTGAGAATAGAGAATAAATGAAGTGAGATAGTGAGATGGCGAGATAGTTATTTTTAGCCACCGAAAACACCGAATACACGGAAAGATTTTTCACAAAGAGGAAAAGAGAGAAAGAGAAAAAGAGATTTAATTGAGAATTGAGAATAGACGATGAATAAAAAATTAAGAATGTAAGTCAGGAGTCATTTGTGCCTTGAGAACTTTCACTGTGAAATAACTTTTAGGGCACATATGACTCATGACGACTATAATGAAGAATGAAAAATAGAGCTGATGAAACTCGGTATAGATTAAGTTTTTTTACAAT
The nucleotide sequence above comes from Candidatus Cloacimonas sp.. Encoded proteins:
- the trxA gene encoding thioredoxin, which codes for MAIVEVQSATFETEVLKSTQPVLVDFWAPWCGPCRALSPTIEKIASETEGKVKVVKVNVDEAQDIAAKYSVMSIPTLLIFVNGVVSDQLIGLVQKDKIMDKLNKFIV
- a CDS encoding co-chaperone GroES; translated protein: MNIRPVEDHLAVKLSTLENEKTVGGIIIPDTAKEKPQIAEVIAVGNDEDLQKIVKVGDKVLFGKYAGTEIELEGEKLLILAKSDLLAIVE